Proteins from one Candida orthopsilosis Co 90-125, chromosome 2 draft sequence genomic window:
- a CDS encoding Ybl053 protein (S. cerevisiae homolog TOF1 has role in mitotic sister chromatid cohesion, DNA replication checkpoint, maintenance of DNA repeat elements, fork protection, replication fork arrest, DNA repair), which produces MSDIETGSDVENYYDAEEFDDFIDYSDEEVTEIEPPKGVESIAGQSINTPTELNNEDGNEEEKEEEEEEEDKIRTLTTTLKPNETHAQKLLRAHIAILVSALGGVDHTSEIKPPPYKLGHDALACLKDIKRWIRAVDEKQNNYEVALACAECGLIQNDIIVVLCQWEQKMAKKELIKNKTSMEKIMLSCLEILVLLTWPVDFDKNLSENQKLLYANIRKIHVLYKKHILAYNNGQLLKAVIRLVLPVLQKSKVDREPRENQILRLVLYFIRNLLAIEPATSTISSKARNAIVASADLPSGVTQDDISINHVLKVFRKNKVLMLLLTISGSINVEFDKDLFGEVTLECIYLIIKGIESKDVLVRPPPQAPSSNVSTDASAPLVPLSSTVNMQLSDLLATESKKKQAQTSKIATRHGKFGTLLSIRSSDATSYVVSGEEALVNTDGTLDKLDKSKTWKNQNHFKYDSDDFVKTSSPVYLTAPGRQILHEFINEFLSGGCFNNLIEVMASKLTSQSEYSTVDELSNASYFFTIAWFLNYQREQIVLDSTSSFDFGSVRAALSEINFILIVTYFRDSFAKKSWNSLHVAMICFKELLKISNSIFGKKRNTIEDDTQYEIDRELAEGIIRKLFSFNDFLNILVLIPQSAFKHSPRFLKESIHVITIILKSFESFAKEDLQLYVQTKRKQSKNNKKRINELNRDTDAKLSAAIYDSDDEAIAENIREVTRERRLNFQATEVRFFHQAIVTAYIEYLSRFQDLNHDDIKICLSYFHKLFVVRKDYNGLFRLDFMQMLHKLKNHLPRGSSIRLKVEEFIYYFMKKFKVALGRFPNIIEVLFPRIEESSVKCYLSTGELYEKEDLLERKFERKFQQAETDKAYNGDDAEGGDEGDDDDIAFELAANPNSSRQNGTELDQLDELEAQLNSQHKPRSKNLERGKAHKRKSKLKTKPSKDQEMQPGRRRIPAGLLEESQFTRSSEFVHDSDDESDDERHQEFFAREERLRKLLNEIGSITNNEKLEEFKKVWSVYSKNGDKEVANVVKNVVEEVSLFVEDEDDDVEEAPKQTGFTKLHSDEESNASLESDEHSASQSGPAPEHFSSNTSDMDSDTNKRTRSVDDGEQSAPIRKKRLVISDDEDD; this is translated from the coding sequence agaagaggacAAAATAAGAACTCTCACAACAACGTTGAAACCAAATGAGACCCATGCGCAGAAATTGTTGCGTGCCCATATTGCCATTTTGGTATCTGCGTTGGGTGGTGTTGATCATACATCAGAGATAAAACCTCCTCCATATAAACTAGGCCATGACGCATTAGCATGTCTAAAGGATATAAAGAGATGGATCAGggctgttgatgaaaaacaaaacaactaTGAAGTAGCACTAGCTTGTGCTGAATGCGGTTTAATTCAAAATGACATCATAGTTGTACTTTGTCAATGGGAGCAAAAAATGGCCAAGAAAGAgttgatcaaaaacaaaacatcaatggAAAAAATTATGCTTTCATGTTTAGAAATACTTGTGCTTTTGACTTGGCCCGTggattttgataaaaactTGTcagaaaatcaaaaattattGTATGCAAATATTAGAAAGATCCATGTATTGTACAAGAAGCATATTTTGGCGTATAATAATGGACAATTATTGAAAGCAGTGATTAGATTAGTGCTTCCTGTGCTTCAAAAGTCAAAGGTTGATAGAGAACCTCgtgaaaatcaaattttacGACTTGTATTATACTTCATCAGGAATTTGCTAGCTATTGAACCCGCTACATCTACCATTTCATCTAAAGCAAGAAACGCCATTGTTGCATCAGCGGATTTACCTAGTGGTGTAACTCAAGATGACATTTCCATAAATCATGTTTTGAAGGTGTTTAGAAAGAACAAGGTGTTGATGCTTTTGCTAACCATATCAGGGTCAATTAATGTTGAATTCGACAAGGATTTATTTGGAGAAGTCACTCTTGAGTGCATATACTTGATTATCAAAGGAATAGAGTCCAAAGATGTGCTTGTACGTCCACCTCCTCAAGCCCCTAGTTCTAATGTGTCAACTGACGCGTCTGCTCCCTTGGTCCCTTTATCGAGTACGGTGAATATGCAATTGCTGGATCTACTAGCAACTGAAtctaaaaagaaacaagcACAAACTCTGAAAATTGCCACAAGACATGGTAAATTTGGTACTTTATTGTCCATTCGTTCTTCGGATGCAACCTCGTACGTGGTATCTGGAGAAGAAGCATTGGTAAATACTGATGGTACTTTGGACAAGTTAGATAAGTCAAAAACATGgaagaatcaaaatcatttcaAATACGACTctgatgattttgtaaaGACAAGTTCACCAGTATATCTTACTGCACCGGGTCGACAAATTCTTCATGAGTTTATCAATGAATTCTTGTCCGGTGGatgcttcaacaacttgattGAAGTGATGGCATCGAAACTTACAAGTCAATCGGAATACTCaactgttgatgaattatcAAATGCAAGTTATTTCTTCACAATTGCTTGGTTTTTGAATTATCAACGAGAGCAAATTGTACTTGACAGTACATCATCATTCGATTTTGGTTCAGTAAGGGCAGCATTGAGTGAAATTAACTTTATATTAATTGTAACCTATTTCCGAGACTCATTTGCTAAAAAGTCATGGAACTCCCTACATGTGGCAatgatttgttttaaagAGTTGctcaaaatatcaaattcgatatttggtaaaaaaagaaacactattgaagatgatactcaatatgaaattgatcgTGAATTGGCTGAAGGTATCATCAGAAAACtattttcattcaatgattttttgaatattttggtGCTAATACCACAATCTGCATTCAAACACTCACCCAGATTTCTCAAAGAGTCAATTCATGTAATAACCATCATTttaaaatcatttgaatcatttgCCAAGGAAGATTTACAACTTTACGTCCAAACTAAACGGAAACAAAGTAAGAACAATAAGAAACGaatcaatgaattgaatcGAGATACAGATGCAAAACTTTCCGCAGCAATTTAtgattctgatgatgaagcaaTTGCTGAAAATATTCGTGAAGTTACTCGTGAACGAAGATTGAATTTTCAAGCTACTGAAGTTAGATTTTTCCATCAGGCTATTGTGACTGCGTATATTGAATATTTATCACGTTTCCAAGATTTGAATCATGATGATATTAAGATCTGTTTGAGTTATTTTCATAAGCTTTTTGTGGTTAGGAAAGATTATAACGGGTTATTTCGGTTGGACTTTATGCAAATGTTGCATAAGTTGAAGAATCATTTACCTAGAGGCTCTTCAATTAGATTGAAAGTTGAGGAGTTTATTTACTATTTTatgaaaaaattcaaagttgCCCTCGGGAGGTTCCCCAATATAATTGAAGTATTGTTTCCcagaattgaagaaagttCAGTTAAATGTTATTTATCAACTGGTGAATTGTATGAAAAGGAAGATCTATTAGAGCGGAAATTCGAACGGAAATTCCAACAAGCAGAAACTGATAAAGCATATAACGGGGATGATGCAGAGGGTGGTGACGAAGGTGATGACGACGACATTGCCTTTGAATTGGCTGCTAatccaaattcatcaagacAAAATGGAACTGAATTAGAtcaattggatgaattagaagctcaattgaattcaCAACATAAACCAAGATCCAAAAACTTAGAGCGTGGTAAAGCACACAAGAGAAAatcgaaattgaaaactaaACCCAGCAAGGATCAGGAAATGCAGCctggaagaagaagaatacCAGCGGGTCTTCTTGAAGAATCTCAATTTACTCGATCATCTGAATTTGTTCATGATTCTGACGATGAGTCCGATGATGAGAGACATCAAGAGTTTTTCGCTCGTGAAGAAAGGTtgagaaaattgttgaatgagaTTGGTAGTATTACcaataatgaaaaattggaggAGTTTAAAAAAGTATGGCTGGTTTATTCCAAGAATGGGGATAAAGAGGTTGCCAATGTGGTGAAGAATGTGGTAGAAGAAGTATCGttatttgttgaagatgaggatgatgatgtagaAGAAGCACCTAAGCAAACTGGTTTTACAAAACTCCATAGCGATGAAGAGAGCAACGCGTCGCTTGAGAGTGACGAACACTCTGCCAGTCAAAGTGGACCCGCGCCAGAACACTTCTCCTCAAACACATCAGATATGGATTCCGATACCAACAAGCGTACAAGATCCGTTGATGACGGGGAACAATCAGCCCCAATAAGAAAGAAACGACTTGTAATCAGTGACGACGAAGATGACTAA
- a CDS encoding transporter, with amino-acid sequence MSPSIPKNKYTALSNSSDLASTSPTTSGNTLFSSNGPSQKHSPQAHDNEEEFELETINNLDYEVPLEEGDEEERRQRGSSNFGIETFPQSTPSSSSSSSSGSSNMKMAFMNMTNSILGAGIIGQPLAFRNSGFLGGILVMIGLTVLIDWTLVLIVKNSILAQSKSYQDTVNHCFGLTGKIVLLVSISSFAYGGCMAFCVIIGDTIPHVLKAFIPSSVTEGVFAWLFSRNVIIVLFTGCISYPLSLNRDISKLAKASGFALLGMLTIVVLTVVRAPFISSDLKSKVTGSQWLLNSNIFQGISVISFALVCHHNTMFIYQSMQNATLKKFTKLTHISCFISMIFCMIMGINGYLNFGLMTKGNILNNFKSNDNWINIARFCFGLNMLTTFPLEIFVVRDVLKEILLSRKAIDGSTSHLELTKWQHFAITSLLVFTSMAVSLFTCNLGMILELIGATSASLMAYIIPPLCYLRLSWLQLDWTSAQPWEKKRFVIRKALPSVGCIVFGFAVMFISSGMTIRDAIRNKNGSDNCVID; translated from the coding sequence ATGTCACCGTCCATACCGAAAAACAAATATACTGCATTATCTAATTCTTCAGATCTAGCGTCAacttcaccaacaacaagtgGAAACACGCTTTTCTCATCAAACGGGCCCAGCCAGAAACATTCACCACAAGCGCATGACAACGAAGAAGAGTTTGAATTAGAAACGATAAATAATTTAGATTATGAAGTACCGCTTGAAGAGGGtgacgaagaagaaagacGCCAACGTGgttcatccaattttggaatAGAAACGTTTCCCCAAAGtacaccatcatcatcgtcatcatcgtcatcagGATCATCGAATATGAAAATGGCATTCATGAATATGACAAATTCTATATTGGGTGCAGGAATCATCGGCCAACCATTGGCATTTCGAAATAGTGGGTTTTTGGGTGGGATTTTAGTCATGATCGGATTAACAGTACTTATTGATTGGACATTAGTTCTCATTGTTAAAAATTCCATTTTGGCACAACTGAAATCATATCAAGATACAGTAAATCATTGTTTTGGACTAACGGGTAAAATCGTCTTGCTAGTATCCATCAGTTCATTTGCATACGGTGGATGTATGGCATTTTGTGTCATAATTGGCGATACAATCCCTCATGTGTTAAAAGCATTCATACCTAGCTCAGTCACTGAAGGTGTATTTGCTTGGCTATTTAGTCGGAATGTGATTATTGTCCTATTCACTGGTTGTATTTCTTATCCGCTAAGTCTTAATCGagatatttcaaaattggcaaaGGCTTCCGGATTCGCATTATTGGGAATGTTGACAATCGTTGTTTTAACTGTGGTGCGTGCTCCTTTCATTTCATccgatttgaaaagtaaaGTAACTGGATCTCAATGGCTATTAAATAGCAATATTTTCCAAGGTATTTCAGTGATTTCATTTGCTTTGGTGTGCCATCATAATACAATGTTTATTTACCAATCAATGCAGAATGccactttgaaaaagtttaCTAAATTGACTCATATTTCATGTTTtatatcaatgattttctGTATGATTATGGGAATTAATGGGTATTTGAATTTCGGTTTAATGACAAAGGGAAACATCTTGAATAATTTCAAGAGTAATGACAATTGGATCAACATTGCtcgattttgttttggacTAAACATGTTGACTACATTCCCGCTTGAAATTTTCGTTGTTCGTGATGTCCTCAAAGAGATTCTCCTAAGTAGGAAAGCTATCGACGGAAGCACATCGCATTTAGAATTGACGAAATGGCAACATTTCGCAATCACATCTTTACTCGTATTCACATCAATGGCAGTCAGTTTATTCACATGTAATCTAGGGATGATTCTTGAACTTATTGGAGCTACATCAGCAAGTCTAATGGCATATATAATCCCACCATTGTGTTATTTACGATTGTCTTGGTTACAATTAGATTGGACACTGGCTCAACCATGGGAAAAGAAACGGTTTGTGATTCGGAAAGCTTTGCCTAGTGTTGGGTGTATTGTGTTTGGATTTGCAGTCATGTTTATTAGTTCAGGAATGACAATTAGAGATGCTATACGAAATAAGAATGGTAGTGATAATTGTGTAATAGATTAG
- a CDS encoding Fyv7 protein (S. cerevisiae homolog FYV7 has role maturation SSU-rRNA from tricistronic rRNA transcript (SSU-rRNA, 5.8S rRNA, LSU-rRNA) and localizes to nucleolus), with product MAPPQHNKGRKRFVDRRETKSADIKRALTHRARLRKNYFKLLKHEGLEEPSKDKSDTDGESDNDEEEEGDVSHEKHESRPKQSKPTSFAERAAIAKQRKAEKRNERLQKIQEKLTDVARQEKIRELKKKELSQKTKRGQPVMGPRINNLLEKIKKNNE from the coding sequence ATGGCACCACCACAACATAACAAGGGCAGGAAAAGATTCGTTGATCGTCGGGAGACAAAATCTGCTGACATTAAAAGAGCACTTACACATCGTGCTCGTTTGAGAAAGaattatttcaaattattaaAACATGAAGGACTAGAAGAACCCAGTAAGGATAAATCGGATACAGATGGAGAGAGTGAtaatgatgaggaagaagagggGGATGTGTCACATGAAAAACATGAGTCAAGACCAAAGCAATCAAAGCCTACAAGCTTTGCCGAGAGAGCCGCTATTGCTAAGCAAAGAAAAGCTGAAAAGCGAAATGAACGATTACAAAAAATACAGGAGAAGCTAACCGATGTAGCAAGACAGGAGAAAATAAGGGAattaaagaagaaagaattgaGTCAAAAAACCAAGCGTGGGCAACCAGTAATGGGACCAAGGATAAACAATCTACTagaaaaaatcaaaaagaataatgAATAG